A stretch of the Atribacterota bacterium genome encodes the following:
- a CDS encoding BamA/TamA family outer membrane protein: MRNKIVNKCFLFVIIVLILLFPFFNTALAQNNGKITAIVVRDNEHIDTKFIVSLISSNIGDLFSKDKVQADMKAIFDLGYFQDVQVKLEPFRDGYRVVFQVKENAIIEDIVIEGSTILADQEIKDVMVLSKGQVFSQKILQNDLDRISQLYKERGLILAQVEEIDFNQNTGVLLIKLAEGIIEEVRISGNEKTVDKVIRREINIESGELFDFSKVKESLQEVYNLGFFEDVSMRLEPGSEEHLIVVVIEVKEKSTGLFGGGGGYSTGEGLFAYASIKESNLFGRGQSIEAKLEVGTRTTYSFSFYEPWLGNTPTFFGLDVYDSFMEVNKKIDGIDSKYEMERIGGKLTFGREFKEHFKVGLELKTEDASYNLISGQLPDNIQEGLTNSFRPILIYDTRDDRFNPTEGWYGTASIQNAGGILGGDYDYRKYDLDLRTYLSTDIFEEDRADDTTITSTINQGVLAMRMVVGVGDTSLPSFAKYEVGGLGTIRGYEYKEFSGDTSLIFNIEYRFPLADNLQAVIFADWGNAWDFGESIAIGDLKFGKGVGIRFDTFLGPISIDYGFGEDEEGKAYFSIGHTF, translated from the coding sequence TTGAGAAATAAAATAGTAAATAAATGTTTTTTATTTGTTATCATAGTATTAATATTACTTTTCCCATTTTTTAATACAGCTCTAGCCCAGAATAATGGGAAAATTACTGCCATCGTCGTACGCGACAATGAACATATCGATACAAAATTTATAGTGTCTCTAATTTCTTCCAATATTGGAGATTTGTTTTCCAAGGATAAAGTTCAAGCTGATATGAAAGCAATCTTTGATTTGGGTTATTTTCAGGATGTCCAGGTTAAGTTAGAACCGTTTCGAGATGGTTATAGAGTTGTCTTTCAAGTTAAGGAAAATGCAATTATAGAAGATATTGTCATTGAAGGAAGTACTATTTTGGCAGATCAGGAAATTAAAGATGTTATGGTCTTAAGCAAGGGACAGGTGTTTTCTCAAAAGATATTACAGAATGACCTGGATAGAATTTCTCAACTATATAAAGAGAGAGGATTAATATTAGCTCAGGTGGAAGAAATTGATTTTAATCAGAATACCGGTGTGCTCTTAATTAAACTGGCTGAAGGGATAATTGAAGAGGTAAGGATTAGCGGTAATGAAAAGACAGTTGATAAGGTAATAAGGCGAGAAATAAATATTGAATCCGGAGAATTATTTGATTTTAGTAAAGTAAAAGAATCATTACAGGAAGTTTATAATCTTGGATTTTTTGAAGATGTTTCCATGAGGTTAGAGCCGGGCAGCGAGGAACACTTGATTGTAGTAGTAATAGAGGTGAAAGAGAAAAGTACCGGTTTATTTGGAGGTGGAGGAGGTTATAGCACAGGTGAGGGATTATTTGCCTATGCCAGTATTAAAGAATCTAATCTTTTTGGACGAGGGCAGAGCATTGAGGCAAAACTGGAAGTGGGTACCAGGACTACCTATAGTTTTTCCTTCTATGAACCCTGGTTAGGAAATACCCCTACATTTTTTGGTTTAGATGTTTATGATTCTTTCATGGAAGTGAATAAAAAAATCGATGGTATTGATTCCAAATATGAAATGGAACGAATAGGCGGTAAGCTTACTTTTGGACGAGAGTTTAAAGAACATTTTAAGGTTGGCTTGGAGTTAAAGACTGAGGATGCGAGTTATAATTTAATATCTGGTCAGTTACCTGATAATATTCAGGAAGGACTAACCAATAGTTTCCGACCGATATTAATTTACGATACCCGAGATGACCGATTTAATCCAACAGAAGGATGGTATGGTACTGCTTCTATTCAAAATGCTGGTGGGATACTGGGAGGAGATTATGACTACCGTAAGTATGATTTAGATTTGCGTACCTATCTTTCTACTGATATATTTGAAGAAGACCGAGCAGATGACACTACTATTACCAGTACCATCAATCAGGGTGTACTGGCAATGAGAATGGTAGTCGGCGTTGGTGATACTTCTTTACCCTCTTTTGCAAAATACGAGGTCGGAGGATTAGGCACTATAAGGGGTTATGAGTATAAAGAATTCTCAGGAGATACTTCTCTTATTTTTAACATTGAATATCGTTTTCCTCTGGCGGATAATTTACAAGCAGTTATCTTTGCTGATTGGGGTAATGCCTGGGATTTTGGTGAATCTATTGCTATAGGTGATTTGAAGTTTGGTAAGGGAGTGGGAATACGCTTTGATACCTTCTTGGGACCAATCAGCATTGATTATGGTTTTGGAGAAGATGAGGAGGGTAAGGCTTATTTCAGCATTGGGCACACTTTCTAA
- a CDS encoding OmpH family outer membrane protein, giving the protein MTFNLKARIVGRYRVAFLLTAIALLLTFFTIGALAQNVGYVSLAKVTASHPNTEKINQINQELRTELQTRQEKLNQEGKGLEETELKKLEEKFNAEWEPVKQKLLAQMQALQAERNSDILQAIKAVGEKGKYQVIINSEVPVFTGNDLNEYPIILYGGEHLTQDVIAEIQRITSSK; this is encoded by the coding sequence ATGACTTTTAACTTGAAGGCAAGAATAGTGGGCAGATACAGAGTAGCTTTTTTATTAACAGCAATTGCTTTATTATTAACTTTTTTCACCATAGGTGCTTTAGCTCAGAATGTTGGCTATGTTAGTTTGGCTAAAGTAACTGCCAGTCATCCTAATACCGAAAAAATAAATCAGATAAACCAGGAGTTAAGAACAGAATTGCAGACCAGGCAGGAAAAACTCAATCAAGAAGGAAAAGGGCTGGAAGAGACAGAACTTAAAAAATTGGAAGAAAAATTTAATGCAGAATGGGAACCAGTAAAACAGAAACTATTAGCTCAGATGCAAGCTTTACAGGCAGAAAGGAATTCTGATATTCTGCAAGCAATAAAGGCTGTTGGAGAAAAAGGTAAGTATCAAGTAATTATTAATAGTGAAGTTCCAGTATTTACCGGAAATGATCTCAATGAATACCCAATCATTTTATATGGTGGTGAGCATCTAACTCAGGATGTAATTGCTGAAATTCAGAGGATTACCTCCAGCAAATAA
- the lptB gene encoding LPS export ABC transporter ATP-binding protein, whose amino-acid sequence MEKIWTEQLVKIYRRRRVVDEVNIEINRGEVVGLLGSNGAGKTTTFYMITGLIRPDKGKVFFRGKDITHIPMFQRSRMGLGYLAQEPSIFRKLTVEENILLILEALGIERTEREKRCSRMLQELEIKHLADYKGYMLSGGERRRVEIARTLASSPSFILLDEPFTGIDPIAVYDIQEIIGYLKEKGLGILITDHNVRETMKITDRTYIMHDGKILASGNPSEVASSEITRKYYLGERFTL is encoded by the coding sequence TTGGAAAAAATATGGACCGAACAACTGGTTAAAATTTATCGCAGACGCAGAGTTGTTGATGAGGTTAATATAGAAATTAATAGAGGAGAGGTAGTTGGTTTACTCGGTTCTAATGGAGCTGGGAAAACAACTACCTTTTATATGATAACTGGATTGATTCGTCCGGATAAAGGAAAGGTGTTTTTTAGAGGCAAAGATATTACCCACATACCCATGTTTCAACGATCACGAATGGGATTAGGGTATCTTGCTCAGGAACCTTCTATTTTTCGGAAATTAACTGTTGAGGAAAACATTTTGTTAATTCTGGAAGCTCTTGGTATAGAACGTACTGAGAGAGAAAAAAGATGTTCTAGAATGTTACAGGAGTTAGAAATTAAACACTTAGCTGATTATAAGGGCTATATGCTTTCCGGTGGCGAGAGACGAAGAGTAGAAATTGCACGTACTTTAGCCAGCTCACCATCCTTTATACTGCTTGACGAACCTTTTACTGGTATAGATCCTATTGCGGTCTATGATATTCAAGAAATTATTGGCTACTTGAAAGAAAAGGGACTGGGTATTCTTATTACTGACCACAATGTTAGGGAGACCATGAAGATTACTGATCGTACTTATATTATGCATGATGGAAAAATATTGGCTTCTGGAAATCCTTCTGAAGTAGCCAGTTCAGAAATTACCCGAAAATATTATCTTGGCGAACGTTTTACCTTATAA
- a CDS encoding DUF3084 domain-containing protein → MYSIILILTLILISGVIAYIGDLTGFRIGKKKISIFGLRPHRTAVFITILTGIIISILTLSILSILSNDVRTALFGMDELRQKQNELTQEIRVRNTMLEEARKELEERTLELEELEGEFHKLNSQIELQTTQLESLIEVRQRLTEERDSLQQEIIELQETVKALYSGISWLRSGDIIIDQGEEIAMTIIKGGIPQEQIERDLLNLISQATRKVLELGAEPDEKNEQVLIISKSEFDDLIQKISQSQEELIVRLLASMNVIRGEIVIANFAILGNKLVFKENEVILEEEIPAINDPKEAENRLFSILRKVNLKAVQEGIIPEPRTSLVGTISAVNLFEMVRDIVQGETTMQIRVIALSDTWTTGPFKVRIEGTKIIH, encoded by the coding sequence ATGTATAGCATTATCTTAATATTAACTTTAATCCTTATCAGTGGAGTCATAGCTTATATTGGGGATTTAACTGGTTTTCGTATTGGTAAAAAGAAAATAAGTATTTTTGGTTTACGTCCCCATCGCACTGCTGTTTTTATTACTATCTTAACAGGTATAATTATTTCTATTCTTACCCTATCAATTTTATCTATACTTTCTAATGACGTTCGTACTGCTTTGTTTGGTATGGATGAACTGCGTCAGAAACAAAACGAACTTACCCAGGAGATAAGGGTAAGAAACACAATGCTGGAAGAGGCTCGAAAAGAATTAGAGGAGAGAACCTTAGAGTTAGAAGAATTGGAGGGGGAATTTCATAAGTTAAACAGCCAGATTGAATTACAAACTACACAATTAGAATCTCTGATAGAGGTTAGACAAAGGTTAACTGAAGAAAGGGATAGTCTCCAACAAGAAATTATTGAATTACAGGAAACAGTAAAGGCTCTTTACTCAGGAATTAGCTGGTTAAGAAGTGGAGATATAATTATAGATCAAGGTGAAGAAATCGCTATGACTATCATCAAAGGTGGAATTCCACAGGAACAGATAGAAAGAGACCTACTTAATCTTATTAGTCAGGCGACTAGGAAAGTATTGGAACTGGGAGCTGAACCAGATGAAAAAAACGAACAGGTACTTATTATTTCTAAAAGTGAATTTGATGATTTAATTCAGAAGATTAGCCAGAGTCAGGAAGAATTAATTGTACGCTTACTGGCTTCCATGAATGTTATTAGGGGTGAAATAGTTATTGCCAACTTTGCTATTCTGGGAAATAAGTTGGTTTTTAAAGAAAATGAAGTTATTTTAGAAGAGGAGATTCCGGCTATAAATGATCCCAAAGAAGCTGAAAATAGATTATTTTCTATCTTGCGTAAGGTTAATCTTAAAGCAGTGCAGGAAGGTATTATACCGGAGCCACGTACCAGTTTAGTGGGTACCATTTCTGCTGTTAATCTTTTTGAGATGGTCAGAGATATTGTTCAGGGTGAAACCACTATGCAGATAAGGGTGATTGCTCTTTCTGATACCTGGACTACTGGTCCATTTAAAGTGAGAATTGAAGGAACAAAAATTATCCACTAA